The DNA window CTTTTTTGAAGTTGCCTTATTTGGATACAACAAACGTAACAAAAAATCTTTACAATAAAAATTAAACTATTTCAACAAATAACGCAGTTtcttaaaggaaacaaaatcaGGTTAAGCAAAAGTAGTGCTATATCGGTTTCACTTTATACATGTGCTGTTGTCCCTATTATATAAGTGACACAAATAACGAATTTACAACTATTCTTTACAAGGCATCACTAGCACTCCTCGCATGTAGCAGGCTAACTaaaaattatgttgtttttttgtctttctgcagaCAAAAGGAATCCTAATCAAGGgaccatttcctttttttttacagatgaaaTCAGTCGTTTGTGTCTTGGCTCAAAGTCCTTGATTTGTAACAAAGTGGAAAAACGGGGAAAATATAACACTGCATTGTTATAGGAGGAGTTTCCCCAAGCAGGTAGGATATACGTCCTCCTgttacagagaaaagaaaacgtgTCCCAGTGGAGATCTGTAGTGGCTCATGGTTCAGTTTGCAGCATTCTGCGGCCCCTCAGGGATGAGTGACATGAagaaggtgatgatgaaggaCCACGTGGAGGACAGGAAGCCCGTGTGGGGGCCGCTGTTGGGATCATCTACTCCTTCCTCGCCGCTTTCCCCATCGTCATCCGAGCCGTCATCCATCAGTCCTTCCTGGAGAGGATGAAGTCAAATTAGAAGAGGACAATCAAGGGAGACACAGTATGTTTTACAAATGTAACGGCCCATAGTAACAGCTTTAAATTGACaatttgttgttgaattgagatcATCAAAAGTACTTTTTTTCGCAAGgcgagaaaaaaataaaccttgaatATTGTTGTTTAATGggtttaacatttttgaaaatactCTCTACCTGTTTTCAATTGAACTTTAAACACTATTTAATGCATTGGATTTGGATCTGCAGTTaagtgttattgttttgatgtcATAGTATTGTTATCTGGAAGCTTGTACATATGTGAAGGGCTTGTGCTGCAGACTCTTAAAGCTGAAACGGATCAAAGGTAGCTACCATTTCTTGTAAGTCCAGGTTATGCAGCTCTGCCTCCATCTCATCCTGATTGGCTCTGTCAGGAAAGAGTTCATTCTCCAAGTTAAAGGGAAACCAGCCGGCTTGAtgtcttaaaaacagaaataaaaaaataagattacaAAGTTTCCACAGTGTTCATAAAACATTATCCTTTCATCTGAGTAAAACTTGAGTTGTCCACTCTCTggtatagaaaaaaatatatattttggcCCAAAGTCACAACCTTAGTCAGCCTGGTTCTCTGACAACTTTCCATAAACCTAATTACACACACCTTTAAGGAGTaattataacaagaaacttatCAGATTCCATCCCTTTGGTGgattaaacatttcatttatcaCTGATTTATTTGAGCGTTGCCTTCCAGCTGCATAGGTGTAATACAAATACCCTTAAATGCTGCATAAAACAGAAACTTAGAGCATCATGTCAAGTATATTTGTGAGAGATAACACTGGGTTTCCTTTAAAGTTAAAATCTATCTGAAGTACTTGTAAAACTCATGGGTCAAATATTCTAAGCACTCACAGGTAGAGCACCAGCATGGCCATCATCACCATGACGAATCGGCTGAAGGACGAGTAGAAGTAAACTACGCTGAGTAAGATTGCAGCGCGTGCAAACGTGTACACCCAGTCCAGCCAATCTCGGTTTAGCTCCTCCTCATTCATGATCTCCCCTCCCTGTGCGTTCATCTGAACTTCAGGGTTGCCACGGCGATTTCTCTGAGGTAGCTGGGCCAGAGGATCGTGCTGGTTAAACTGAGGAGAGGGCTGTTCTGGCAGCAGGTGCTGAGAGGACGCGGCCAGTAAGTGACTGCCGGGGGACGAGAAGTTCAAAAAACATTACTTCAGTAAACATTCAGGGGAAAAGTAGGGACACAAACATGAAGGGAACTTACTAATGCATGTAGTACTGCTGGGCGTAAAGCTGCTGCCACCACATCAGTGTCATGGGGTTGTAGTAAGCAGGCGTGTTTGTTGCAGGAAATGTCTGCGGGGGGTACTGATTCCAGCTGGAAAGAAAGCAAGT is part of the Labrus mixtus chromosome 16, fLabMix1.1, whole genome shotgun sequence genome and encodes:
- the LOC132991236 gene encoding homocysteine-responsive endoplasmic reticulum-resident ubiquitin-like domain member 2 protein, which codes for MDPGVVDGLVTLVIRAPNQKYNDQTINCCQNWTVEKLKAHLSDVYPSKPSSKDQRLVYSGKLLLDHFTLKDVLRKQDEYHMLHLVCASRTPPSSPKPPRSHSNKPQESSSGPTPPQNSTGSFTGQQSGPYPAESLDGLRQRTGHFPDPHMYPQFMHSWNQYPPQTFPATNTPAYYNPMTLMWWQQLYAQQYYMHYHLLAASSQHLLPEQPSPQFNQHDPLAQLPQRNRRGNPEVQMNAQGGEIMNEEELNRDWLDWVYTFARAAILLSVVYFYSSFSRFVMVMMAMLVLYLHQAGWFPFNLENELFPDRANQDEMEAELHNLDLQEMEGLMDDGSDDDGESGEEGVDDPNSGPHTGFLSSTWSFIITFFMSLIPEGPQNAAN